Part of the Candidatus Brocadiaceae bacterium genome, CCTGGCGAACAACCTGAGCTTCGCCGTCACGACCGGCGCGGGCGCATGGATGGCCATCCGCGGCTGGGTCAGCGTCGGAACGATCGTCGCCTTCCTCCGCTACTCGGAGCAGTTCGGGCGGCCGCTGAACGAGATCGCCAACGTCTTCAACACCATCCAGGCCGCCCTGGCCGGGGCCGAACGCGTCTTCGAGGTCATCGATCAGGAGCCGGAGACGACCTCCCCGCCCGACGCCGTCCCGCTGGGGCGCGTGACGGGCGACATCGAGTTCGACGACGTGACGTTCGCCTACGAACCCGGCGTGCCGGTGCTCCGCAACGTCAGCTTCCATGCCAGGCCCGGGCAACGGGTCGCGCTGGTCGGCCCGACCGGCGCGGGCAAGACGACCATGGTCAACGTGCTCGCCCGCTTCTACGACGTGGACTCCGGCACGATCCGGATCGACGGCTGCGACCTGCGCCGCTTCCGCAAGGACGACCTGCGCCGTCAGCTCGGCATCGTGCTGCAGGACAGCTTCCTGTTCGGCGGCAGCGTGATGGAGAACATCCGCTACGGGCGGCTCGAGGCGAGCGATGACGAGGTCGTCGAGGCGGCCAGGGCGGCCAACGCCGACGCCTTCATCCGCCACCTGCCCCGGGGCTACCACTCCACCCTGGCCGAGCGCGGGGCCAACCTCAGCCAGGGGCAGCGCCAGCTCCTGACGGTCGCCCGCGCGCTCCTGGCCGACCCGGCCATCCTGGTGCTGGACGAGGCGACCAGCAGCGTCGACACGCGCACGGAGCGCCACATCCAGGAGGCGCTCGGGCGCCTCATGACCGGCCGCACGAGCCTGGTCATCGCCCATCGGCTCAGCACCATCCGGGACGCCGAGATGATCCTGGTCATCGACGGCGGCCTGATCGTCGAGCGCGGCCGCCATGCGGATCTTATGGAGCGGCGGGGCTTCTACCACCGGCTCTACGTCAGCCAGTTCAAGGGCCACGCCGCGCCGGAGTGAGGCGCGCGCCTCATGTCAGCCGCACAAAGGCGACGCTGTCGGCAGGCACGTAGACATGGCAGTTGAACGTCTGCGAGACGGAGACCGCGCGTTGCTCGACCGGTTCGAGTTCCAGCGTCTCCTCGCACCAGCGGGCGTCGCCGTCCACGCGCCGAAGGGTCAGGGTGCGCACGCCGGGCGTCAGGTTGCGGAACGTCAGATTGGCGGCGCGGTCCTGCGGTTCGTCGGCGTTGTGGTTCACGATCATCACGCCGACGGCATGCCCGCAGCGGCCGGCGAGGACGCGCAGGCCGTGCGGCGCCTCAACGGGAAGGCGCGCCTCGCCCAGTTGCGCGAGCATCTGGTAGACGAAGTACTGCGGCCGGACCTCTCCGCCCACGCCGAACAGGCCGAGCCTGTGCGGGATCTCGTTCCAGTGCCGCGTCATGAGGCGCACGCCGTTGTCCGAGAAGAACGGCTCGAAGTCCTCATGGAAGCAGGTCTGGTCCCAGATGTGGTAGTAGAAGGACCAATCGAGTCCGGCCTCCATCATGTCCAGGATGGCGGCGGCGACGATGGCGGCCCGGCGCGGATCGCGGGCCTGCTCGGCGACCGAGACCTTGAGCGCGAGGTCGCTGTTCCACTCCGTGACCAGCGTCTCCGGCCGCCGGCCCGGGTAGCCGTCCAGCACCTTGCGGATCTGCCGCACGCACGCCGCGTGCTTCTCGGGTGAGTCGTGGTACAGGTGCCAGGAGACGAAGTGGAGGGGGGTGTCCGTCTGTGCGCAGAACTCGACCAAGCCGGGCAGCAGGGCGTGGCCCGCGCTCGCCAGGGCGGGCCCGCCGACCCGGGCCTCGGGGAAGACCTCCAGGACCGGGCGGACCGTCATCGCGTAGTACTCGGCGTACTCGGCGGGATCCTTGATGAGGTAGGGGCAGCCGCCGTTCTCGCCGATGTCGGGCTCGTTGCCGATCTCCCAATGGGTGACGACCCGCCGCTGGACGCTGTAGCGGCGCACCAGTTCCCGGACGACGTTCTGCCACTCGGCCACGTCGCGCGGGCGCCAGATGCTCTGGTCGATCTCGGGATAGAGGGCCTTCGGCTTGATCGTGACGGCGGCGACGACCTTCGCGCCGGTCCTCTCCAGGGCATCCATGTAGGGATCGAGCCGGCTCCAGTCGAAGCGGCCTTCGCCCCTGTAGACCCGGAAGAACTCCTGGATGAAGATGCGGATCAGGCGCGGCCGGAGCCGGCGGGCGTCCTCCACAACGCGGCCCGGCAGGGGCAGCCAGTTGACTCCGCCGTGCCCCAGGGAATGGCGCCACGTTTCGAGCGGCTCGCCGTTCGGCTTCGCGTCGACCGTCACGTCCGTCAGTTCGTTCGGCAGGTTGAGACGCATGGAACTCTCCGCTCAGAGCCGGCGCCAGGAGTGGGAAGACAGCTGACCTGTTTCGGCCGTCTCCGCATCGTGCTCGGACAGGTTGGCGACCACGCGCGTGCCGTCCGCGAAGGTGGTCGCCTGGACGGCCCGATCCTCGGACAGGAACTCATGGGAGACCATCTCGTGCTCGCCGATCTGCTTATGCAGCCGGCTCACGGGCAGCGCCTCCCGCAGCGCCTCCTGCACCCCGGATTCCTCGAGCCGCACGAGGTACGAATACGTCTCCCGCGTCTCGATGTTCACCCAGCCGTACTGCTTGCCGAAGGGGAAGACGTTCGGCGGGCAGCCGTAGAGGGCGTCCATCGACGCCTTCAGCGCGGGCGCGCCGCAACCCGTCGTGCCGATGCCGTGCGGCAGATCCTGCAAGCCGAACCCCGGATGCGCATTGTAGTTGTGCACCTCCCACCAATCGTGGATGCAGGAGTCGTGGAAGACGAGCATCGTCATGGGCACCGGCACGCAGCCGGCGCTCCACGTGCGGGGCGGCATCATCTTGGTCGAGCCGATGTCGTACCAGCCCGTGTGGTAGTCGTTGAACCCCTCGCTGGAGACGGCGCGGTTGCCGACCGTCTCGTCGCTGAACAGCCGGCGGACCCAGTCCATGTCCTCGACGCGGCCCATGGGGCGGTTGCCGTGCAGCTCGTGGTCCGTGTCGAAGCAGCGTCTGCCGGACCACGTGGCGCTCACGTCGAAGTGCAGCCAGTCCATGGCCGCCATGTCGCCGGCGAGCCTGCTCTTGACGTGCTCGGCCTGGTAGGGGGTGCAGACGAGGTACCAGCGCTGCTCGTCGATCTTCCAGTTCGGGATGGGGCGCCCGTCCGGCCCCTTTTTGAAGATCGCGTGCATGGCCTCCGAACCGTCGTCCAGCCCTTCGATGACCCACGCCCACGGGCCGACGTGGGCGCCGTCCACGGCCTTGACGGCCGCGATGGTCTCGTCGGTGAGCCAGATCGGCGCGTCGCCGCCCATCTGGAAGTCGAGCGAGTACTGGAACATGCGGACGGGGTAGTAGAAGACGGACTCGAAGCCCATGCGGCGGAGTGCTGCAGCGCCGGCGGCGTAGTCGAGATCGGGGCATTTGTTGTACCCCACGAAGGCCATGAGCGCCCCGAACAGGTCGCGCAGGATCGGCTTGCGCCCGATCTTCTCCTCCCACGGGACGAACTCCCCGCGGTCCTCGAGGCGGGCGCGGTAGCACTTGCAGGCGGCCGTCAGGTCCGCGTCCGTGGGGTAGATCCGCACCCGGGCGCCCGTCCACCCGTCGATGGGGCAGCGCTCGTGGGCGAACTGGAAGTAGGGCCCGTCCGGAGACTGCCCCAGCCTGGCCGTCCAGTTGGCGGGGCTCTCGTGGCAGACCATCAGGCCCCCGCGGCTGCCGAGGACCGCCGCCATCGACATCGAGAAGCTCATGTGGCCGCCGTGGCCGAGCGTCTGTTCCCACGCTTCGCCCGTCCCGCTCAGCAGCACGCCCTGGTAGAGGGGCGCGGCCACCTGCCGAGGCCCCGCGTCCGGCAGCAGCGGGCCGGGCAGCGACACCGCTTCGACGTCCTCCGCACTGCAGTCCAACCGCACCTCTACGTGATCCTCGGCGGGCAGGTAGAGATGGGCGAACCCGCCGCCCGCCGTCGTGTAGCGGACCTCGATGCCGCCCTCGGCCCGCCGGGCGGCGCCCTCCGGCAGCGGCCGAAGGGCTCGGTCATCCCCTCGGAGGCGGTAGCCGGCCCGCGACAGATCCACGTGCCAGCGGCAGCCCCGCCTGCGATCCGTGATGGCGATTGACGAACCGTCTTCCGCGATGGCCAGCGATATCCCGGTGGACGTCATTTCGATCATGGGGGCACTCCCCCTAGAGAACGCCGTACTTGTCGTAGACCTCGCGGAGCGTCTTGCCGGCAAGCAGTTCGGCGCGGGAGGCCGACTCCTTGCCCGCCTTCTCTCGCGCGCGCTCCAGCACCTCGTCCTCGACCTGTCTCGGGATGACGACGACGCCGTCGAAGTCGGCGAACACCAGGTCGAGCGGCTGCACCAGCACGTCGCCGCACGTGATGGGCACGTCGTAGGCCATGACCCGCCCGCGCCCCTGCGAGTCGAGCGGCCGGATCCCGGCGCAGTAGACTGGGAAGCCCATGTCGATGATGCGGTTGCAGTCGCGCACCTGGCTGTCGCAGACGCAGCCGACGGCGCCGTTGCGCTGCGCCACCGTGCTCATCAGCTCACCCCAGGGGGCGTTGGTCCCGCCGTAGTCGGTGGAGTGGACGGCGACGTCGCCGGGGCCGAGGGAGTCCATGGCTTCGATCTCCAGGCCGTACGGGTCGTCTTCGACGATGTAGTCCGTCTCCATCCAGCGGAAGGTGCGCGCGCGCCCGACGAAGCCGCAGTTGCGGCGGCCGGGCAGCAGGGGGCGGAGGCGCTGGTGCATGGCCTGCCGCCTGAACCCCATGCCGTCCAGGATGTCGCAGACCGCCGGCACGTAGAGATGGCTGTGTATGAAATCGAAGCGTTCGCCGTCGTCCACAAACGTCATGGCCAGTCCTCCCGGCGCGTCGCGCGCCTCTACCAGACGAGCGGCTCCATGATCTTCAGGATCCGCCCCTCGCACTCCGGCAAGGCCTGCCGGAGAAGGTGGATGAACGTGTCGGGGTTCTCCGCGTTCAGCCGCATCAGGTCGTAGTGCATGGGAACCGCAACGTCGGGCCGCACGGCCCGCGTCAGCCGGACGGCCTCGTGCACGTTCAGGTTGCCGTACTTGCCGTTGATGCAGACCAGCAGCACCTGCGCCCGGGGCGCGGCCCGTTCGAGCAGATCGGACCACGCGGTGTCGGACGAGTGGTAGACGCTCTTCCCGCCGGGCAGTTCGAGGCGATAGCCGCATGTGTCGAGTACGTCGGGCCCGGTGGGCACGGCGTAGACGCCGCGCAGCCGGATGCCGTAGAGTTCGGCCTCGTCGCCTGCGTCGACTCGCAGGACGTTTTCAGAGGGGATGCCCAGTTCGCGCAGTCTCCGGCAGGCCAGGCGCGGCGCCACAAATCGCGTCGAGGCGGGGTGTCGGTAGCGCCCGATCGTCTCCGGATCGAGGTGGTCCAGGTGGTCGTGCGTCACCACGAACATGTCCACCTGGAGGTCTTCGGGTTCGATGGGTGAGGGGACGGCCCGCGCGAACGCCGGAGACGCTTTGCCGACGGAGTCGGTGAGGTAGGGGTCGATGGCAACCGTCACGCCGCCTCCGCGAATGAGAAAGCCCGCCTGCCCGAGCGGCCAGAGCGCGGCCTGATCGTCGGCAAGCCGGTAATCTCGGACACCCGCCATGGCGCCGGCGCTTGTGCTCACTTTCACGCCTCCCTGTCCCGAAGTTCGCGGGCCGGGTTGCCCGCCATCACGGCGTCCGGCGGGACGTCTTTCGTCACGACGGCTCCCATGCCGACGAGGCTGTTCCGGCCGATGCGCAGGTTCTGTCGCACCGTGCAGGCCTGGCCGAGATAGCAGCCGGCCTCCACGTGCACGCCTCCGGCGAGTGTCACCCCGCTGCAGACGACGGCGCGGTCTTCCAGAACGTCGTCATGGTTGACCACGGCGCCGGCCAGCATGAAGACGAAGTCGCCGAGGACGGCGTTCAGGCCGACGTAGCCGTGGGGGTAGATCACGCAGCCGACCCCGATGCGGGCCGTCTGCGAGACGAAGGCGGACGGATCGATCAGCGTGGCGATGCGATCGCGCGGCAGTTCGATCGGCTCACGATACTCGTTGTCCGGCACCACAAGACAATCCGGATGGCGTTCCAGCGCCTCCCGCGTGCCGAGCACCGGGTGGCCGTTGATCTCGCCGCCGGCCAGATCGGCCCGGCGCTCGGGCACCACAAAGCCCCGGAGGCGCCACGAGCCACCGCACCGCCCGGCGATCTCCGCCATCTCGGCCCCGTGCACGCCCGCCCCGAGTATGATCAGGTCCCTCACGTCGTCCTCCGCAATCAGAGCACGCGGTGCTTCTCCACGATCTCATCGTCGACCTCCACGCCGAGGCCCGGGCCGTTCGGGATGGGGATCCGCCCATCCTTCATGCGGATCGGCTCCCTGCAGATCCGGTTCAAGAGCGAGGCCGACGAGACGTTGTATTCGAGGTAGAGTGCGTGCATCTGGTAGGCGTTCAGATGCAGGCTGGCCGCCTTCAGCAGGTCGGTCAGCCAGGCATGGGGCACGCAGTCGATCTGCCGGCGCTGCGCCAGGTCCGCCACGCGCCGGCCCACGCTCAGGCCGCCGCAGCGGCTCAGGTCGGGCTGCAGCACGTCGACCCGCCCATGGTCCGCCAGGCGTTCGAACTCGCTCTCTCCCGCGGCCTGTTCGCCGGCCGCTATGCGCAGCCGGTCGGCCGCCGCCGCCACGGCCGCGTAGCCGGCGACGTTCTCCGGATGCAGGAAGTCTTCGAGCCAGAACACGTTCAGCTCTTCCAGTTCCCGGATCAGCCGGATCCAGTCCTTGATCGGGCGCGGCCGGTAGACGTTGGCGGGATCGATGCCGTACCAGCCGGCGTCGACCATCAGCGCCACGTCCGGGCCGGCCTCCTCGCGGGCCGCCCGCACCAGTTCCACGTCCATCTGCAGGTCGCGGCCGAAGACGCCCCAGCCGAACTTGACCGCGCGGAATCCCTGTGCGACGTATTCCGCGACGGCCCGTTTCATGGCCGATGCCGAAGGCCGGAAGAGGGTCGAGGCGTACGCCGTCACGCTGTCGCGGTAGCGGGCGCCGAGCAGCGCCCAGACCGGCTGGCCGAGCGCCTTCCCGGCGATGTCCCAGAGGGCGATGTCCGCGCCGGAGATCATCTGCATGCCGGCGCCCTGGCGGCCGTAGTAGCCCAGGCAGCGGTACATCTTCTGCCAGAGCCGCTCGCGTTCCAGGGGGTTCTCCCCGATCAGGGCGGCGCGCAGGGACTCGAAACCGACCTGCCCTCCCGAAGGCGCCTCCACGATGGCCCGGCCCACGTGGGGCTGCGTCTCCACGTCGGACCAGCCGGTGATGCCTTCGTCCGTCCGGATGCGGATCAGGCTGATGAACCGCACCCCGTGCGCCTCGGCCGCCTGTGCCGGGTCGCTGTAATCCTTCCCGGTGTCCAGCACCATCGCCTCGACGCCGGTGATCTTCATCAGGCTTCCTCCGCCTCCGGGATGATGGCCACCTTCATCGCCTCCTCGCGCCCCCGTTCCGCCAGACGGAACGCCTCTCGATAGTCGCGCATGGGCAGGCGATGCGTCACGAGTTCCCCCAGCGCCAGCGAAGGCTCGCGGAGCAGGGCCACCGCTTCGTCGAAGCGGTCCTGATCGTTGCAGGCGCCGACGATCTCCAGTTCGCGCACGTGCACGTCGAACAGGTCCAGGGAGACGGGCCCCGGCACGGGCGAGAACAACACGAGGCGGCCCTTCGGCCGAAGCAGCGACAGGCCTTCGCGCACGGCCTCGGGGGAGCCGGCGGCGGCGATGACGGCGTCGTAGCCGGACGCCCCTCCGGCGGCGGCGCGCAGGGCGGCCGCGGCATCCTCGCCCAGGGCGCGGGTGTTGACCGTCGTGGCGCCGGCCGCAAAGCCCAGCCTGAAGTCGTGCCGCCCCGCCACGACCACGCACGACGGCTTCAGCCCGGCCGCGAGCCTCGCGATGAGGATGCCGAACGGCCCGTCGCCGATGATCAGCAGGCGCGCGCCCGTCGCGAGCCGCGCCTGGGCCAGCGCCTCCAGGCAGACGCTCACGGGCTCGGCCAGGGCCGCCACCGCCCAATCCACGTCCGGCGGTAGGCGCCGCGCGCGGTCCGCGCGCACCACGTAGTACTCGGCGAACGTCCCGGGCATATTCAGCCCGAAGTGGCCCATCCGCGAGCAGAGGTGGCCCATGCCGGCCCGGCAGTTCTCGCACT contains:
- a CDS encoding mandelate racemase/muconate lactonizing enzyme family protein; the protein is MKITGVEAMVLDTGKDYSDPAQAAEAHGVRFISLIRIRTDEGITGWSDVETQPHVGRAIVEAPSGGQVGFESLRAALIGENPLERERLWQKMYRCLGYYGRQGAGMQMISGADIALWDIAGKALGQPVWALLGARYRDSVTAYASTLFRPSASAMKRAVAEYVAQGFRAVKFGWGVFGRDLQMDVELVRAAREEAGPDVALMVDAGWYGIDPANVYRPRPIKDWIRLIRELEELNVFWLEDFLHPENVAGYAAVAAAADRLRIAAGEQAAGESEFERLADHGRVDVLQPDLSRCGGLSVGRRVADLAQRRQIDCVPHAWLTDLLKAASLHLNAYQMHALYLEYNVSSASLLNRICREPIRMKDGRIPIPNGPGLGVEVDDEIVEKHRVL
- a CDS encoding alcohol dehydrogenase catalytic domain-containing protein, which gives rise to MRALVLQSVGRLEPANVPRPVPADDQLLVRTRAAVICTSDLNDVRENPFGIRLPAAIGHEGAGTVESVGSQVKGFSPGDAVATHPVHPCRECENCRAGMGHLCSRMGHFGLNMPGTFAEYYVVRADRARRLPPDVDWAVAALAEPVSVCLEALAQARLATGARLLIIGDGPFGILIARLAAGLKPSCVVVAGRHDFRLGFAAGATTVNTRALGEDAAAALRAAAGGASGYDAVIAAAGSPEAVREGLSLLRPKGRLVLFSPVPGPVSLDLFDVHVRELEIVGACNDQDRFDEAVALLREPSLALGELVTHRLPMRDYREAFRLAERGREEAMKVAIIPEAEEA
- a CDS encoding ABC transporter ATP-binding protein, which produces MSWHERGPSFRMGGGGGPRRRMMLLAAEKPKSGRRVFARLWGYLRRRTAALLVIFLLIIVAAAVDLVNPLILRTAIDDYVMAGRMGGLPGVVALLAGVALLRVAANWLQAFLMVGVAQRTVFDLRRALFTRLQALSVRYYDEHSAGDLMSRFTNDLDNVSTTLSDSVSRFFLGTIRLLGAVSIMFYLSWRLALISLATVPIVMGLVRWVSRHTLKGYRDQQEALGTLNGLIEETITGARVIKAHACEPRVLGEFDEANARLRSAAMRAMTFAMLLPSLMHLANNLSFAVTTGAGAWMAIRGWVSVGTIVAFLRYSEQFGRPLNEIANVFNTIQAALAGAERVFEVIDQEPETTSPPDAVPLGRVTGDIEFDDVTFAYEPGVPVLRNVSFHARPGQRVALVGPTGAGKTTMVNVLARFYDVDSGTIRIDGCDLRRFRKDDLRRQLGIVLQDSFLFGGSVMENIRYGRLEASDDEVVEAARAANADAFIRHLPRGYHSTLAERGANLSQGQRQLLTVARALLADPAILVLDEATSSVDTRTERHIQEALGRLMTGRTSLVIAHRLSTIRDAEMILVIDGGLIVERGRHADLMERRGFYHRLYVSQFKGHAAPE
- a CDS encoding MBL fold metallo-hydrolase produces the protein MSTSAGAMAGVRDYRLADDQAALWPLGQAGFLIRGGGVTVAIDPYLTDSVGKASPAFARAVPSPIEPEDLQVDMFVVTHDHLDHLDPETIGRYRHPASTRFVAPRLACRRLRELGIPSENVLRVDAGDEAELYGIRLRGVYAVPTGPDVLDTCGYRLELPGGKSVYHSSDTAWSDLLERAAPRAQVLLVCINGKYGNLNVHEAVRLTRAVRPDVAVPMHYDLMRLNAENPDTFIHLLRQALPECEGRILKIMEPLVW
- a CDS encoding RraA family protein, with translation MTFVDDGERFDFIHSHLYVPAVCDILDGMGFRRQAMHQRLRPLLPGRRNCGFVGRARTFRWMETDYIVEDDPYGLEIEAMDSLGPGDVAVHSTDYGGTNAPWGELMSTVAQRNGAVGCVCDSQVRDCNRIIDMGFPVYCAGIRPLDSQGRGRVMAYDVPITCGDVLVQPLDLVFADFDGVVVIPRQVEDEVLERAREKAGKESASRAELLAGKTLREVYDKYGVL
- a CDS encoding acetyltransferase, with translation MRDLIILGAGVHGAEMAEIAGRCGGSWRLRGFVVPERRADLAGGEINGHPVLGTREALERHPDCLVVPDNEYREPIELPRDRIATLIDPSAFVSQTARIGVGCVIYPHGYVGLNAVLGDFVFMLAGAVVNHDDVLEDRAVVCSGVTLAGGVHVEAGCYLGQACTVRQNLRIGRNSLVGMGAVVTKDVPPDAVMAGNPARELRDREA